The Candidatus Dormiibacterota bacterium genome contains a region encoding:
- a CDS encoding FAD-binding oxidoreductase, with protein sequence MTSKQLKDLQQQTKGQVTTDEAVRKYFSTDGSIFTITPEAVAYPRNTHDVQAVVSYVYQQNLRGKNLNVVARGKGTDQAGGALGDGIILALPAHMNKILRVGKDSATVQPGVLYSSLQRILHMHERFLPPYPSSIDYSTIGGAAANNACGEKTLKYGSTREWVKSLKVVLADGSEIETKKLTGRELNRKKGLMTLEGEIYRRVDSLIRDNSALIHQSQPKTTKNSAGYALGRVRQNGYFDLSQLFIGAQGTLGVITEVTLKTAPYNPRTTLVVGYFDDLEKAGEAVLRLQKLKPSAMEVVDYHLLKFLQQYKPETLKGLVPDPLPKIIVLIEFDNTSQLKQNILSRRAARIVSKMSGTHTIAKKPKEQEALWQVRHSAAAVIWMAAGKKKSLPIIEDGVVPVEKFPEFLEATYKLLNKFKLDIAVWGHAGDANLHLQPIMDLSKIADRKKIIKLMNEFYTMVIKMGGSTCGEHNDGLLRAPYLEKLYGPAMYRLFEEVKDICDPHNVFNPRIKLGVQQKDLEPLMRREYSMEHLYDHMPHT encoded by the coding sequence ATGACATCTAAACAACTTAAAGATTTACAGCAACAGACCAAAGGCCAAGTTACTACAGACGAGGCCGTACGTAAGTATTTTTCTACCGACGGCAGTATATTTACGATTACCCCCGAAGCTGTAGCCTACCCCCGCAATACCCACGATGTGCAGGCCGTGGTCAGCTATGTTTACCAACAAAACCTCAGAGGAAAAAACTTAAATGTAGTGGCCCGCGGCAAAGGCACCGATCAAGCCGGTGGCGCGCTGGGCGATGGCATCATACTTGCTCTACCGGCTCATATGAATAAAATTCTGCGGGTAGGTAAAGATTCAGCCACAGTGCAGCCTGGGGTTTTGTACAGCAGTCTGCAGCGTATTCTGCATATGCACGAAAGATTCCTGCCGCCATACCCATCCTCTATAGATTACTCAACCATCGGCGGGGCCGCGGCTAATAACGCCTGCGGAGAGAAGACCCTAAAGTACGGCTCGACCCGCGAGTGGGTTAAGAGCCTTAAGGTGGTACTGGCAGATGGCTCAGAGATAGAGACCAAAAAGCTGACCGGCCGCGAACTGAACCGCAAAAAGGGTTTAATGACCTTAGAGGGCGAAATTTACCGCCGGGTAGACAGCCTGATTCGAGATAATTCAGCTCTTATTCACCAGTCCCAGCCTAAGACCACAAAGAATTCCGCCGGTTACGCGTTGGGCCGTGTACGGCAGAATGGTTACTTTGACCTTTCCCAACTGTTTATAGGCGCTCAGGGTACACTGGGGGTGATTACCGAAGTTACACTGAAGACGGCTCCTTATAACCCCCGCACTACTCTAGTGGTCGGTTACTTTGACGATCTGGAAAAGGCCGGGGAGGCGGTGCTGCGCTTGCAGAAGCTGAAACCGAGTGCTATGGAGGTGGTAGATTATCACTTGCTGAAATTCCTGCAACAGTACAAGCCGGAAACCCTAAAGGGCTTAGTGCCCGATCCGCTACCGAAGATTATTGTGCTGATTGAGTTCGATAATACCTCACAGCTCAAGCAGAACATTCTTAGCCGCCGGGCCGCCCGCATCGTATCCAAAATGTCCGGTACTCATACAATCGCCAAAAAGCCGAAAGAGCAGGAGGCCTTGTGGCAGGTGCGGCACTCGGCCGCGGCTGTAATATGGATGGCCGCTGGTAAAAAGAAATCCCTGCCGATTATAGAAGACGGCGTAGTGCCGGTAGAAAAGTTCCCCGAGTTTTTGGAGGCCACCTACAAACTGCTGAATAAGTTTAAGCTAGATATTGCCGTTTGGGGGCATGCTGGCGATGCCAATCTGCACTTGCAGCCGATTATGGATCTTTCCAAAATCGCTGACCGTAAGAAGATTATTAAGCTGATGAACGAGTTTTACACCATGGTTATTAAAATGGGCGGCTCCACCTGCGGCGAGCATAATGACGGCCTGCTACGGGCGCCGTATCTGGAGAAATTATATGGCCCTGCAATGTATAGGCTGTTTGAGGAGGTTAAGGATATTTGTGACCCGCATAATGTCTTTAACCCGCGTATTAAGCTGGGCGTGCAGCAGAAAGATTTGGAGCCACTAATGCGCCGTGAATATTCTATGGAGCATTTGTACGATCACATGCCGCATACGTAA
- a CDS encoding LssY C-terminal domain-containing protein — protein sequence MRITVGFTALFSLRLISTLMHMTTLEKIYKPRGWGRENHRKLNPEIISQLPKYSQFITGQKMDPINLIFIGTENGIKHAFEKAGWHSAHPSSPIHLFLGFLSGALNRPYKTGPFTPHFISVGLQDIAFQKGTRKNSFRQRHHIRIWRTKHHLSGGKQVWVAAASYDCALRVDVLPPFVHHHISADLDTERDYIARELLEQGHSMGEAVQMIPVIRKSHPDRNATGAKYYTDGQAQVVEID from the coding sequence GTGAGAATAACAGTAGGCTTTACAGCCCTCTTCTCCTTGCGACTTATCTCTACCCTAATGCATATGACCACTCTGGAGAAGATATATAAGCCCAGGGGCTGGGGCAGGGAGAACCACCGCAAGCTTAACCCCGAAATTATCAGCCAGCTCCCCAAATACAGCCAGTTCATTACCGGGCAGAAAATGGACCCGATTAATCTCATATTCATCGGTACAGAAAATGGCATTAAGCATGCTTTCGAGAAGGCCGGCTGGCATTCGGCTCACCCCTCCTCCCCCATTCACCTCTTTTTAGGCTTCTTAAGCGGGGCGCTAAACCGGCCCTATAAAACCGGCCCCTTTACCCCCCACTTCATTAGTGTCGGCCTGCAAGACATAGCCTTTCAGAAGGGCACGCGTAAGAACAGCTTCCGCCAGCGGCACCATATTCGCATCTGGCGCACTAAACACCATCTTTCAGGCGGTAAGCAGGTATGGGTGGCGGCTGCCAGTTACGATTGTGCCCTGCGGGTAGATGTACTGCCGCCGTTTGTGCACCACCACATCAGCGCCGATCTAGATACCGAGCGTGATTACATTGCCAGAGAGCTATTAGAGCAGGGGCATTCCATGGGCGAGGCCGTCCAAATGATTCCGGTTATCCGTAAATCTCACCCCGATAGAAATGCCACAGGCGCCAAATACTACACAGACGGCCAGGCTCAGGTTGTTGAAATAGATTAG
- a CDS encoding peptide ABC transporter substrate-binding protein, producing MWSYFNFRFHRQLRKVRRQLMRFRIIFREYAGLHLVGKWKQLAMIRRFVILWWGLVIGLFIGLVWQTSMVVGRYLQPTPIAGGTYSEAVVGAVKNINPILPESGAANDLNRLIFSGLTKYNAQGEIEGDLATHWEVSADGKTYVFHLRKDVRWHDDVPFTAQDVVFTLIAIQNPDSRSPLAGTWQGVKVEARDDRTVVYTLPKPFTPFIHTTGIGVLPRHLLEGVDPSAMRVAEFNQRPIGTGPFKIDRFEPAENKAALKAYKKYHNGAPLLDEVVLHFYPTIAEALQAYERRVVKGVGRVQAGQIKQAERLSNLKLQELSVPDEVGVFFKTGGPLTGHKSVRMAIALATNRESIISQILGGYALPLSGPLLPGRQGINEVQPKADIKKAIATLEGDGWQRDADGIRKKGEQKLRLKLVTQKDSQYVAVAEALKLQWQKIGVETEVILLDNTTLQQSYIRPRQYDVLLYGINTGADPDVYAYWHSSQAKDPGLNVSAYSSPAADKALEAGRTITDEATRTAKYKAFLSAWNSDIPAVMLYSPYYIYGVPKDLYGMKAEKIITPPDRFYGIEGWAVKTDKINF from the coding sequence GTGTGGTCTTACTTTAATTTTCGCTTTCATCGGCAGTTGCGCAAAGTGCGCCGCCAGTTGATGCGCTTTAGGATTATATTTCGTGAATATGCCGGTCTGCACTTAGTCGGTAAGTGGAAACAGTTGGCCATGATTCGCCGGTTTGTGATCCTCTGGTGGGGGCTGGTTATAGGACTGTTTATAGGTCTGGTCTGGCAGACCAGTATGGTGGTTGGGCGCTACCTGCAGCCAACACCGATTGCGGGAGGCACTTACAGCGAGGCGGTGGTGGGTGCTGTGAAGAACATTAACCCCATACTGCCCGAAAGTGGCGCGGCCAATGATCTTAATCGTCTGATATTCAGCGGTCTAACCAAATACAACGCTCAGGGTGAGATTGAAGGCGATCTGGCAACGCACTGGGAGGTCAGCGCTGATGGCAAAACTTATGTTTTCCATCTGCGTAAAGATGTGCGCTGGCATGACGATGTGCCGTTTACGGCCCAAGACGTCGTATTTACCCTAATAGCTATTCAAAATCCTGACTCGCGCTCGCCGCTGGCTGGTACTTGGCAGGGGGTAAAAGTCGAGGCAAGGGATGACCGGACGGTAGTTTATACCCTACCCAAGCCCTTTACGCCTTTTATTCACACCACTGGAATCGGTGTTTTACCCAGGCATTTACTTGAGGGGGTCGATCCATCGGCTATGAGGGTGGCCGAGTTTAACCAGCGGCCAATCGGCACCGGGCCGTTTAAAATAGATCGCTTCGAACCGGCCGAAAACAAGGCTGCCTTAAAGGCTTACAAGAAATACCATAATGGTGCGCCGTTGCTAGATGAAGTCGTGCTGCATTTCTACCCCACCATAGCCGAAGCCCTGCAGGCGTACGAGCGCCGAGTAGTTAAAGGGGTGGGTCGAGTGCAGGCTGGTCAGATTAAGCAGGCCGAGCGCTTAAGTAATTTGAAACTTCAGGAACTGAGCGTGCCCGACGAGGTGGGGGTATTTTTTAAAACCGGCGGCCCGCTGACCGGCCACAAATCGGTGCGGATGGCCATAGCCCTTGCCACTAACCGCGAATCTATTATCAGTCAAATATTGGGAGGATACGCCCTGCCGCTATCTGGGCCGCTCTTACCAGGGAGACAGGGGATAAACGAAGTGCAGCCTAAGGCCGATATTAAGAAGGCGATTGCCACTCTAGAGGGTGATGGCTGGCAGAGAGATGCAGACGGCATTCGTAAAAAGGGCGAGCAGAAGCTGCGGCTCAAGTTGGTGACCCAAAAAGACAGCCAGTATGTGGCTGTGGCCGAGGCACTTAAGTTGCAGTGGCAGAAAATCGGTGTGGAGACGGAGGTTATTTTGCTAGATAACACTACTTTGCAGCAGAGCTACATTCGCCCGCGCCAGTACGATGTACTGCTCTATGGCATTAATACCGGGGCCGATCCGGATGTTTACGCCTACTGGCACTCTTCGCAGGCTAAAGACCCGGGCCTGAATGTTTCTGCTTACAGTTCGCCAGCGGCCGACAAGGCCTTGGAGGCCGGGCGGACGATTACCGATGAAGCCACTAGAACTGCCAAGTACAAGGCCTTTCTTTCGGCCTGGAATAGCGATATACCGGCGGTAATGCTCTATAGCCCGTATTACATCTACGGTGTACCCAAGGACCTGTATGGCATGAAGGCTGAAAAAATAATCACCCCTCCAGATAGGTTTTATGGCATAGAGGGGTGGGCGGTTAAAACCGACAAAATTAATTTTTAA
- the secG gene encoding preprotein translocase subunit SecG: protein MKAFFNYLTIISAIIMITSILLQARGSSLGAAFGGAGDFHGSRRGSEKVLYNATIIAATVFVLSVILSILASS from the coding sequence ATGAAGGCATTCTTTAATTATCTAACCATAATCTCTGCCATTATTATGATTACCAGTATTCTGCTCCAGGCGCGGGGCTCAAGTCTTGGTGCGGCTTTTGGCGGCGCCGGCGATTTTCATGGCAGTCGGCGTGGTTCAGAGAAAGTTCTGTATAACGCTACGATTATTGCGGCAACGGTGTTTGTGCTCTCCGTTATCTTAAGCATACTTGCCAGTAGTTAG
- a CDS encoding phage holin family protein produces MIRQFLLRWLINFLGLWTAASLLSGIDYDERVRVLIVAALLFSVVNALIRPLVVVLALPAIVLTLGLFTFVINALMLYLVTVFYSNFHIDSFSQAILAAIIIWAVNYLLTDVVENSRRPA; encoded by the coding sequence ATGATTAGACAATTCCTTCTTCGTTGGTTAATAAACTTTCTGGGGCTTTGGACGGCCGCCAGTCTGCTTTCTGGTATCGATTACGATGAGCGGGTAAGGGTACTTATAGTCGCGGCTCTGCTGTTCTCTGTCGTGAATGCGCTCATCCGCCCATTAGTGGTGGTACTGGCCCTGCCGGCTATAGTACTGACACTCGGCTTGTTTACGTTTGTAATTAACGCTCTCATGCTCTATCTAGTAACTGTGTTTTACAGCAACTTCCATATTGATTCATTCAGCCAAGCCATTTTAGCTGCCATTATTATTTGGGCCGTTAACTATCTACTGACAGACGTGGTAGAAAATTCCAGGCGGCCAGCATGA
- a CDS encoding response regulator, translated as MSDKKLVYIIDDDAGLLAAYSAAVTKLGYQVATASDGIKALALVKAAKPDLMLLDLLMPNMDGIGMLKEIRKDKNNQDIKVITVSNFEQHQEGAGLGVVKHITKMNSGPDEVAATVDAVIRQGA; from the coding sequence ATGTCAGATAAGAAACTTGTATACATAATAGATGACGATGCTGGTCTGCTTGCGGCTTATTCGGCAGCCGTAACCAAACTTGGCTACCAAGTAGCTACAGCCAGTGACGGCATTAAGGCTTTAGCTCTAGTAAAAGCAGCCAAGCCAGATCTGATGCTATTAGACCTTTTAATGCCGAATATGGATGGTATCGGCATGCTGAAAGAGATTCGCAAAGATAAAAACAACCAGGATATTAAGGTTATAACGGTCAGTAATTTTGAGCAGCATCAGGAAGGCGCTGGGCTCGGTGTAGTAAAGCACATTACCAAAATGAACTCCGGTCCAGATGAAGTAGCCGCCACTGTAGACGCCGTTATACGGCAGGGAGCATAG
- a CDS encoding excinuclease ABC subunit UvrC, whose amino-acid sequence MAQSEKLAQKLKQLPKQPGIYLFKNAKGKIIYIGKAAVLKNRVGSYFQKTRDRDYKTRLLIGEITNLDWIEVDSEVEALFLESEFIKRYKPKYNINLRDDKHWIYIRIPIKDEFPVVTYVRRPMDDKAEYFGPYTQGDAVRKAMRHLRKIFPYVTHQTMPKRGCLHYHIGLCPGPEEGATTSAEYKRSLRKLMMYLRGQKAKLIAQLEKEMARAARRKDYEGAAGRRDQLYNLYSLSKQMIFKDKEMFDLTLDQALVGLADRLQMQGLPKRIEAYDISHLQGTDNVASMIVFQDGIPNRQEYKRFKMRLKGNDDFAHMREVIRRRFSGTNLENWAKPDLIIIDGGKGQLSAALGVMEESGITIPAIGLAKREEEIIRQADNLFESILLPRDSHVLHLLQRIRDEAHRFAVTYHSLLRSRRQTGSQLDTVPGVGPATRKKLVKSFGSVAGVKQASVEELTTIIGAAKAKTVKQYLI is encoded by the coding sequence ATGGCGCAATCTGAAAAACTTGCTCAAAAACTTAAGCAACTGCCGAAGCAGCCCGGTATTTATTTATTTAAGAATGCCAAAGGCAAGATTATTTACATTGGCAAAGCCGCGGTGCTGAAAAACCGGGTCGGTTCGTATTTCCAAAAGACTCGTGACCGTGATTATAAAACCAGACTACTTATTGGCGAAATCACTAACCTAGATTGGATAGAGGTTGATAGCGAGGTAGAGGCGCTGTTTCTAGAAAGCGAGTTTATTAAGCGCTACAAGCCGAAGTACAACATCAACCTGCGTGACGACAAGCATTGGATCTACATTCGCATTCCCATAAAAGATGAGTTTCCAGTGGTCACTTACGTTCGTCGGCCAATGGATGATAAGGCTGAGTATTTCGGTCCCTACACCCAGGGCGACGCTGTGCGTAAGGCGATGCGCCACCTGCGAAAGATATTCCCATACGTCACCCACCAGACGATGCCCAAGCGGGGCTGCCTGCATTACCATATTGGTTTATGCCCGGGGCCTGAGGAAGGGGCAACTACTTCTGCCGAATATAAGCGCAGCCTGCGTAAGCTGATGATGTATCTTAGAGGCCAAAAGGCTAAGTTGATCGCTCAACTTGAAAAAGAGATGGCGCGAGCGGCCAGAAGAAAAGATTACGAAGGGGCGGCAGGACGGCGGGACCAACTGTATAACCTATACTCACTCTCTAAGCAGATGATTTTTAAAGACAAAGAGATGTTCGATCTAACGCTCGATCAAGCCCTTGTGGGGCTGGCCGACCGGCTGCAGATGCAAGGGTTGCCTAAGCGGATTGAAGCCTATGACATTTCACATTTGCAGGGGACGGACAACGTAGCAAGTATGATCGTATTTCAGGACGGTATACCCAACAGGCAGGAGTACAAACGTTTTAAAATGCGCCTAAAGGGTAACGACGATTTTGCTCATATGCGCGAGGTCATACGTCGCCGTTTCAGCGGCACTAATTTAGAGAATTGGGCCAAACCAGACCTGATTATTATAGACGGTGGCAAGGGACAGCTTTCAGCGGCTTTAGGTGTAATGGAGGAAAGCGGGATTACTATTCCTGCGATTGGGCTAGCTAAAAGGGAAGAGGAGATTATTCGCCAGGCCGACAACCTCTTTGAATCGATTCTTTTACCACGCGATTCGCATGTACTGCACCTGCTGCAGCGCATTAGAGATGAGGCCCATCGCTTTGCCGTTACTTATCATAGCCTGCTGAGGAGCCGCCGTCAGACCGGCTCGCAGTTAGACACTGTGCCTGGGGTGGGGCCGGCAACTCGTAAGAAACTGGTAAAAAGTTTCGGTAGTGTGGCCGGCGTAAAACAAGCCAGCGTGGAAGAGCTGACTACTATTATTGGCGCTGCTAAAGCCAAAACCGTTAAGCAGTATCTCATCTAG
- the uvrA gene encoding excinuclease ABC subunit UvrA, whose protein sequence is MQDKIVVRGAREHNLKNINVEIPRDKLVVITGLSGSGKSSLAFDTIYAEGQRRYVESLSAYARQFLGLMEKPDVDQIDGLSPAISIDQKSSSRNPRSTVGTVTEVYDYLRLLYARIGVPHCPICGHEVARQTSQQIVDQIMNRPQGERIMVLAPVVEDKKGEHRHLAPELKKAGFSRVRIDGTIYDLDEFPNLDKHKKHTIEAVVDRLVVEEESKKRLSESVEQSLNLGEGMVKILEADSGKLDVFSEHYACPDHPELSMPEIAPRNFSFNSPHGACPHCTGLGMRLEVDPEVVIPNRRLTISEGAIRPWARTTSRITWYTKLLAGVAKKFRFSLDTPVAQMRPDDLRTILYGAGDTTIDVKGPGGRTYHTTYEGVIPNLERRYQETDSDFVRREISKYMTECECPVCKGQRLKPEMLAVTVQQKSIVDITKLSIADATKFFEELKLSGKELEIANQILKEVRSRLQFLNDVGLSYLTLDRSANTLAGGEAQRIRLATQIGSSLMGVLYILDEPSIGLHQRDNDRLISTLVRLRDLGNTVIVVEHDEDTIWAADHLIDIGPAAGEHGGEVVAAGSPQEVAKHPTSLTGQYLAGLQSIPIPEKRRAGTGQSLVIKNAREHNLKEIDVEVPLGKFVTVTGVSGSGKSSLINDILAKRLAQVFHRSSDVAGKHDDIEGLKNLDKVISVDQSPIGRTPRSNPATYTGVFGDIRDLFAATPESKIRGYKAGRFSFNVKGGRCEACRGDGIIKIEMHFLPDVYVTCEVCKGRRYNREALEVHYKGKNISEVLEMTVEEAHEFFQNIPAIKRKLDTLNEVGLGYIRLGQPATTLSGGEAQRIKLATELARRSTGKTLYILDEPTTGLHFEDVKKLLHVLNALVDTGNSVLVIEHNLDVVKCADWVIDMGPEGGNGGGQVIGTGTPERIADIKGSHTGHYLAKMFSDGRKPTAAKPRRIPAAKR, encoded by the coding sequence ATGCAAGATAAGATTGTGGTGCGCGGAGCCCGCGAACACAACTTGAAAAACATCAATGTCGAAATCCCCCGCGATAAACTAGTGGTAATTACAGGGCTTTCCGGTTCGGGTAAATCCTCACTGGCATTTGATACAATTTACGCTGAAGGCCAGCGCCGTTATGTAGAATCGCTCAGTGCTTACGCCAGGCAGTTTCTGGGTTTAATGGAAAAGCCGGACGTGGACCAGATAGATGGTTTGAGTCCCGCTATTTCAATTGACCAAAAATCGAGCTCTCGCAACCCCCGCTCCACAGTCGGTACTGTGACAGAAGTGTACGACTACCTGCGCCTGCTGTACGCCCGCATTGGCGTTCCGCACTGTCCGATCTGCGGCCATGAGGTGGCCCGGCAGACAAGCCAGCAGATAGTAGACCAGATTATGAACCGCCCGCAAGGCGAGCGCATTATGGTGTTGGCTCCGGTAGTGGAAGATAAAAAGGGCGAACATCGACACCTGGCTCCAGAGCTAAAAAAGGCCGGCTTTTCGCGTGTGCGCATAGACGGCACAATCTACGACTTAGATGAGTTTCCGAATCTGGATAAGCACAAAAAACACACTATCGAAGCGGTGGTAGACCGGTTGGTAGTTGAAGAGGAATCAAAAAAGCGCCTAAGCGAATCAGTGGAGCAATCGCTGAACTTAGGCGAGGGTATGGTAAAGATTTTAGAAGCTGACTCAGGTAAGCTCGATGTATTCAGTGAGCACTACGCCTGCCCCGACCACCCAGAGCTTAGTATGCCCGAGATCGCTCCGCGTAACTTTTCTTTCAACTCCCCGCACGGCGCCTGCCCCCACTGTACCGGCCTCGGTATGCGGCTGGAGGTTGACCCAGAGGTGGTCATTCCCAACCGACGGCTGACTATTTCAGAGGGCGCTATTCGCCCTTGGGCACGAACCACCTCGCGTATTACCTGGTATACCAAGCTGTTGGCGGGTGTGGCTAAGAAGTTTCGTTTTTCACTAGATACTCCAGTAGCCCAAATGCGCCCTGACGACCTGCGCACTATTCTCTATGGCGCAGGCGACACTACGATTGACGTTAAGGGCCCCGGCGGCCGCACCTACCACACTACTTACGAGGGTGTAATTCCTAATTTGGAGCGCCGCTATCAAGAGACCGATTCCGATTTTGTGCGTCGGGAAATCTCTAAATATATGACTGAATGCGAATGTCCGGTATGTAAGGGACAGCGGCTTAAGCCGGAAATGCTGGCTGTTACCGTCCAGCAAAAATCGATAGTAGACATCACCAAGCTTTCGATCGCCGATGCCACTAAGTTTTTTGAAGAATTAAAGCTGAGTGGCAAAGAATTGGAGATCGCCAACCAGATATTAAAAGAAGTGCGTTCGCGCTTACAGTTCTTAAACGATGTTGGACTCTCATACCTCACGCTCGATCGCAGCGCAAACACCCTGGCCGGCGGCGAGGCACAGCGCATTCGCCTAGCTACCCAAATCGGCTCTAGTTTAATGGGTGTGCTATACATTCTAGATGAGCCATCCATTGGCCTGCATCAGCGCGACAATGACCGTTTAATTTCTACCCTTGTGCGCCTACGCGATCTTGGTAACACGGTGATCGTGGTAGAACACGATGAAGACACCATTTGGGCAGCCGACCACTTGATTGATATCGGCCCCGCGGCCGGCGAGCATGGCGGCGAGGTAGTGGCGGCCGGCTCCCCGCAAGAAGTGGCCAAGCACCCCACCAGCCTGACCGGCCAGTACTTAGCCGGGCTGCAGTCTATTCCGATTCCAGAAAAGCGACGCGCTGGAACGGGGCAGAGCCTGGTAATTAAGAATGCCCGCGAGCACAACCTGAAAGAGATCGATGTAGAGGTGCCTCTAGGTAAATTTGTGACTGTTACAGGTGTATCTGGCTCGGGTAAGTCGAGCCTCATAAATGACATTCTAGCCAAGCGCCTAGCTCAGGTTTTCCACAGGTCATCGGACGTGGCCGGTAAGCACGATGACATTGAAGGTTTAAAGAATCTCGATAAGGTGATAAGTGTGGATCAATCACCCATCGGCCGCACACCCCGCAGCAACCCGGCTACATATACCGGGGTGTTCGGCGATATCCGCGATTTATTTGCGGCTACGCCCGAGTCTAAGATCCGCGGCTACAAAGCCGGCCGGTTTTCATTTAACGTCAAGGGGGGGCGTTGTGAGGCTTGCCGAGGCGATGGCATTATTAAGATAGAAATGCACTTTTTACCCGATGTGTATGTGACTTGCGAGGTCTGCAAGGGCCGGCGCTATAACCGTGAAGCACTGGAAGTCCACTACAAAGGCAAGAATATATCCGAGGTGCTAGAAATGACGGTGGAGGAAGCCCATGAGTTTTTCCAGAATATCCCTGCCATTAAGCGTAAACTAGATACCTTGAACGAAGTCGGTCTTGGTTACATCCGCCTTGGCCAGCCAGCTACGACGCTTTCTGGCGGTGAGGCCCAGCGTATTAAACTGGCTACTGAGCTGGCCAGACGTTCGACTGGTAAAACGCTCTATATTTTGGACGAGCCGACCACCGGCCTGCACTTTGAAGATGTTAAAAAGCTTTTGCATGTGCTGAACGCGCTAGTTGATACCGGGAACTCGGTGCTGGTAATTGAACACAACCTGGATGTAGTTAAATGCGCCGATTGGGTGATAGATATGGGACCGGAGGGCGGTAATGGTGGGGGGCAGGTGATCGGTACTGGTACACCCGAGCGCATAGCGGATATTAAGGGTTCGCATACGGGGCATTATTTAGCTAAAATGTTTAGTGATGGCAGAAAACCAACCGCAGCCAAACCACGGCGAATTCCAGCAGCCAAACGCTGA